CAGCAAGTCGTAAAAGGGCCGGCCAGAAAAGACCGGGAGGTGAGAGGCCAGGGGTttgtgctgtgtgaccttgggcacctCGCTGGCCCTCTCTGGGTCTCACTGTCCTCTTCGTGCAAAGGGGTTCGAGAGCCCCAGGAAAGCTCCATTTGGCCTCCAGACGTCTGCTCTCAACCCCCAGGCCCTCTGGAAGACAGGGGTGTGGGCGCCCCTCTGCTGAGAGGAAGGAAGGTTGGGCCTCATCCTGAGCCGGGAGGCAGGACCGAGGTGGACAGACCCTGCTCCAGCGAGGTGACCTTGGGCTGCTCTCTGCTTGCCCCTGAGCCCCGGTCCCCACCCCCCCTCGCCATGACACAGGCTCCCAGAGACTCCCAAGGCTGCTGTAAGCCCCCCTCGCCGGGGTCCTCTCcctgccttggtttcctcctaAGGCAACggcggccggggcgggggggggggcgggggggggggcgggctgcGACCAGCCTAAAGCAGCCGCAGGTCGGAGGGCCCcgaggaagagaaagcaaggaaaaaagcaaacacagGTGCTTGCTACTGTCTCGGGAGCCTGTCGGGAGCCTGCCCTGCAGGACGGAGGCTGAGCTCTGCGGGGCCTCAGTACCCCACACGGAGAAAAGGCCGCACCAGCTCCCCTCCGCAGCCCTAACACTGCTTCTCCCGGGGCCCTCGAGCGCGGAGAGTTTTGTGGCTCCCGGCCCGGGCCAGGGTGCTGACTGGCCACCACGCAGCCAATCAGAGCTAAATAATAAATACCCCCCCAAAGTGACCCACGAATTAAAATTTCAGTGTCCCCGTTggctcctctttccttcattagGCATGCGGATCCCAGGGCTTCGCTCTCCCAGTCACTGGCTCCTGCCCCCCCTTCTCCCCTAGGCTCCCGTCGCCACAGCGATGGCTGGCGGTAAACAGAGCCCCGAGCCCAGCCGACAAGTGCCAGGCCCGGTGTGCTCCAGGGGCCCCACTGGGGGGTGGCCCCGGGGGGAAATGCCCCCTGCCTGGAGCCCTCGGCCCGGCAGCAGCAGGGCCCAGCCTGGACTCCCCGGACCCCTCCCAAGACCAGCTCTGCCAATAGGAAGTGATCGGCGGGTCGTGCGGAGGGCCCCCCCAGGGAGGGAGCGGCACACTCACGGTTACGCCCTGGCCctgttggggcggggggggctgaCATGGAATCCCGGATGCCCTCTCCAGCCAGCCCTGCTCCCGGAGGCAGCTGGCAGTGAGGAGGGGGGCAGTAAACCAAGCCTGCCACCCATGGGTGAACCAGGTGGGCACAGCCGGGGAAGGGGCACCAACACCTCTCTCACTTCCGCCGCCTGgctaggggcagagagagagagagagagagagagagagagaggctagtTGTCCACCTCCCCCTGCCGCTCACTCCACTGCTGGCTGCATTTCCCAAACATTTAGTGGGCGCCCACTAGGTGCCCCGGCCTGGTTGGACAGCAGTCACTTGCTGCGGTCCACCGGGCTCCCCCGCAGCCAGCCAGCGCGGGCAGTGCCTCCCAGAACCCGCAAAGGCCTGTGCCTGGGGGTGCACCGGCCCCAGCGCTCAGCTCAGGCCCCTGCCTGGTTCCCAGGCctggggccgggggagggagcTGATTCCCaagccagggagggaggaagagcgAGGGAGGGGTCCGGATCCCACCAGCTCACCCCCTCCTCTGCCGGGGCTCAGCGTTCGCACGTGGTGGTGGCGtcaaggggaaggaggggggtcCGGGCCAGAGGAGACGGGGTCACGCGCTTTGGGGGCGCGGGCGGGGGAACAGGGGTGCTCTCCGCCCCCTCCTCGGGGGCCGGAGCCGTGCGGCCGCGCGCGGGCGGGGCAAGGGGCCAGGCCGGTCCCCCCACCCAAGGCTGAGTCAGGCCCGGGCGGGGGCAGGAAgcggccccctcccccgccccggccgCAGCGcgcggcccccgccccggcccgcggGTCCCCGCCGCGCCGCCCGCGCGGGGGGCTCCTACCTCCTTCCCGGGGCAGCGGCGAgggggcccggccccggcggcggcggtggcggcggctgCGGCTGGGCTGGCTCCCTCCGAGGGGCCGGGAGGCGGCAGTGAGCCTGGCCCCGCGCCACCCCCCGCCGCCGGCGGCCAATCCCCACCCGGGCTGGGGGGAGGGCGATGCAAATTACCCCGGATCTGGGTCCGCCCGCCCGCCTCCCCCACGCCCGAGCCCGGCCTGCACTAGGCCGCGCATCCCCGGGCTCGCTTGCGCCGCGCGGCCGCTCGGGCCGCCGCCCTCCCCGGGGAGCGCCGGGTGGGTGACCCCCCCCCAGGGCGGGGGGCcgaggggaggggggctggggacgGTTACACAACCAGGCTGGGAGGGGccccggggcggggagggggccggCCCGCGGGCCGCGCAGCCGGAAGCCGGGGACCGCCACCGGCCCCCGGCGAGGGGAGCCCGGCttcaggccccgcccccaggccgcCTCGGCCCGCCCCCGCGCCGCGCCGCGCGATCGGCCCGCTCCCATTGGTTCGCCGGCCCGCCGCTCACCGCCCCTCCTCCGCACCGCCCCTACCCGCGGACCGCGGCGGGCCGCCGGCGCGAGGCACCCTGGGACGTGTAGTCCGAGCCGCCCGCCACCCGCCAGCCGCAAGCGGCGTGGGGACTACGACGTCCAGAAACCCCCGCGGCCGCTCCCGCCCACCGGGACACTccaccccttccccctcctttgCAAAGCCCCCCTCCCTGTTTtttcagccccctcccccccatcccccatggAGCTCAATCCTGGCCAACTCCAACGTATGCACGCAGCACGGAATAGGCCCCCGGGGGGCGAGAGCACCCCCAGTACCTAGCTGCAAACTTAGCACGCGACGCGCCCCCCTATCTCCCCACGCCGGTTTCCCCCACCCTCAATGCGGCCCCgcttcccctcccccgctccccgcgcGCCTGGGATCCCCGAAAAGCCATGCactcgcgggggggggggggcgctggggCACAAGTCCATGCACTTCGCCCCCAATCCCCCTTCCCGGGCGGCGCCCCCTCCCCGCGCTCGGGATCCAGGGTGCCTCCAGCCTCCGGGCAGCTGCCAACCACCCCCTCCTCTGAAACTTGCGGAACGTCCGCGGCTCCGCGATCTCCCCTTCCCGGGAGGGCAGAGGTGGGCGCAGCGCCCCCGGGCCGTCCCCGCCCTGCACCCCGTGCGGGGGGCCGCGCCGGGCGCTGACTTACCTCGCGcggccgggccggggccgggccgggccggggcgcgAGGGGCCGGGGCCCGGAGTTGGGACTGGGCTCCTCGGCCGCTCGCCTCCGGGGTCCGCGTCTCTCGCTCTCCGCCTCTCGCGCTCTCCCCTCGTCGCTCCCTCgctccggcggcggcggcggcgtcaCTGCCCCTACAGTAACTGTACAGTACAGCCAAAGCCCCGTATGATGCTCGCGACTCCCTTCCTGGTTTCTCCGAGGGCAAGAGGGGTCCTCCCTTGTCTTAAAGGTGCCGCAGCCGCCGGCCCCCCCCCACGCCcagcccgccccccccaccccggcctcggAGGCCAGAACAGGCTCGGCAGGTCCCCTCTTGCCACGTCTCTGCCCTCCCGTGGGGCTTCGCCTGCTGCGCCGGGGAGACCGGGCTGTTATTAGGTTTTgtcaagttggggggggggtccagcCCGCCCCCGGCGCGCCCCCCCTCCTCTGACCTCTCCGCCCCGCTGCGCGGCGCCGTGCCAGCTTGCCAGCTTATCTGGCCCCAGAGCTCCCCGGGGCGCGGGGGGAGCGGGCCCcccggggtggaggggggtgggggcctCCAGATAAACAGGCCCCCAGCCTCTGCGCAGAGGCGGGCGCGGGGGGGCGCGGGCTTTGCCCCCGACGCCCGGGGCGTGGCAGGATGgcagcgggggcggggagggctgtGCGCACTGCGAGGACCGACGCGGGCGTGGGTCGCGGCGGCCCGgggtgctgggggtgggtgggggcgcGAGGGAACGGGGACCCCGGGCCAGGCGCCGGCCCTCCCGGGGCCTCAGTTTGCCCAGCCGCAGAAGGGACCCGGGGGCGGGCTTTCGAATGACGGCTTGGGTCCGCCGGGCTCCCGGGTCCCTAAATGAAGCAGCCAACCTGCCTGCCCGCGATTATATAAAAGAGTCGCCTCCGCCCGCTGCGCCAGGGGCGTAGCGGGGGAAGGGGTTGGCGAGGGGCGGGCTGGGCGGTTGTTTTCCCGGCTTTCCGAGTTCCCCCACCCAACTGCGGGCCGCCGGGCTGGACGGGCACCGGGCCCCGGACGTCGGGGTCCTGCGGGCCGCTCGCGCCAGGGTCTGCGTGGCTCCGGAGAGGCAGCgatggggagtggggaggcgTTGGCTTAACCTAACTTTTTTCCCTGTCcatttctcccacttcctctccgGTCGTGGGAGAGGTCCGGCGggggacgggggaggggcaggaggggacgAGCGGTGAGAACAGCCTGACCCGGCCCGGCCGGCTGCCCGCTGCACACAGTAGGCGCCTGGGGAGGGCCGGCGGGTGCGGTCCGCCGCGTGGGGGGCTCAGGGCCGCAGTttgcccttcctcctttccttgcgCGGAGAGGGCGGGCACCTGCTTCACAGCTGCCTTTTCCAGAGGGCTTCTCGAGTGGCTGGCTCTGTCCGGGGTCCTGTTTACCTCCATTCTAACATCTAATCGCATTATACTCATTTATTGCTATTATCATTACCACATTACCTTCCAGGCAGGAAACTTGCGCTGCCATGGGTAAGGTGAAGTCAGTCTGTCCTCTGACTCCAAAGCTTCCCACCGCCCCTTGTACTTTATTACTTCTACGCACAACATATTAAAGGCGCCTTTCAACACCCAAACGGGTTGAATCGGCTTTTGTAATAATAATTTGGCTTTAAGGGGAAACCCGGGAGGCCCCCAGAGGGGAAGTGACAGCCCCAGGACTTGCAGCCTGAAACCAGCCCCAGTAGGTGGGAAGGGACTGAGGGAGGGGCCACGTGGGTCCCCGCTGAGGGTGGAACCCAGGGACTTTGCTCTAACGACCCTGCCTGGGACATaagcccttcttccttccttaaaCCACCCTGCCATCAGCCTTGGGATTAGAAGGGCCAAGCAGAAAGACAATTTGCAGGTCTCAGGGGTGGGTCTGGTCTCTGGCAGATAACTAGCTCGGTCCTTACTCCCGGGTGGTCTCACCGCCCCTCACCCTAAGCTCCACCCACTAGGTCAGTACAGGGGTAACTCCGTTCTCCCTCCTGTACCACCTGACCTCGAGTATCCGGCACCCTTTCTCTACCACCCTTTCTCTACCGTTGATAACCTGATTCGGAATGGGAAGGGAATGCATATAGAAGGTTGGCACGGATCTTATTCTCAACACGCCCTGAAAAGAGGCAGGAGTTATATAATTTCCATCTTCCatatgagcaaactgaggccagAGGGGGAGCCCCAGTCTAAAGCTAATAGGGTTATAAAAGACTGTTACTCTGTGACCTTGCGCAGGTCTCCTCCCGACTGTTACTGTGTGACCCTGCgcagattacttaacctctctgatcctcagACTCCTTTCCAGAGAATAATGATGGAGACTTCCTAGGGTTCTAACAAGCGAGACACAGGATGGTACctgtaacacttttttttttaagactttatttatttgagagaaagagacagacagtgagagagagcacgaacgaggagcggagggagaagcagtctccccactgagcagagagcccaacatgggactcagtcccaggaccctgagatcatgacccaagctgaaggcagaagctcaaccgacCAAGCCCCCCAGGCACTCTACATGTGACATTCTTAAACAGCacaggagggcagggcaggagagAAGTGTTCCGTACGAGAGAGATGTTACTCTATCGATGTTACTACTACCGTTTGGGCCATACCCCAGCTCCCGTTCCTGGCAGGGCAGTGATGAAACCCACATTTCTAAGACGACTggttcacacacacactcaatgcatttttttttaaagattttatttatttatttgacagacagagatcacaagtaggcagagaggcaggcagagagagaagaggaagcaggctccctgctgagcagagagcccgatgtggggctcgaccccaggaccctgggatcatgacctgagccgaaggcagaggctttaacccactgagccacccaggcgcccctctcaatgCATTTTTTACTTCATCGACATTCCCCCATAAGGTGCTCACCGAAAAGGTTCTCGGAGTATGTCTAGACCAGCTCCGTCTTAGCAATAAAACGACACGAAAATCAACAAATGCTTGGCACTTGCCTCGGAACAAATTTGTTCCGGGATAGGTAGGAACACCAGCTCCGGGTTTCTGAATTCCATCTTTGAATGCAACTTGAGTCCCTTTGCGTAGCAGGGATTATCATCCCTGATGGACAGGATGATGGTGCAGAGACCCAGAGAAGGCAAGTAATTTGCCGAAGACACACAGCGAATGGATGGACTGACTTGAATTCGAGGTATGTTGGCCAGGCCACCAGCTGATATATTTTGAGCAGCTAATCCTTGTCACCATAAGCAGGGGTTGCTTCTGGGATAGGGGATGATCCCCCCAAAAGGGGATGGGGACCAGGGTTAGAGACCCTGTGTTTACTCTCTTTGATCTTTTGAATTTtgcttcatgattttttttaaagtcatctctacgcccaacatggggcttgaactcagaaccccgagagcaagagtcacacactctcctgactgagctgcccaggtgccccgatgcaCATATTGtttataatgaaatttaaaataaagtcacatttcTTGACTTCTGCGCTTCAGAgaataccatcaagaaagtgaaagaaaaacccacagaagGGGAGAGCATATTTGCGAATCATAGCTATGAGCAGGGTCTGCTGCTCAGAATAGGTGAAGAAATCTTAAACCTacccataaaaacaaaataaccaatTGTTTTACATGGGAAAAGGATTTTAATAGACatctctccaaaaaagatataccaaaaagaaaaaaagatacacacaaaAAAGTTGCCCAACATcgctagtcattagggaaatgcaaatcaaaaccacgatgagacaccacctcacccCTGCTGGTGTGGGCTGAGTCGAAAAGGCAGACGACAGCAAGTGTTGGTGGGTATGGGGAGAGACTGGAGCTCTCCTGTCCCCACAGCTGATGTTGCAGCTGCCGTGGCCGGGCGGGCACTTCTTCCCAAAGTTAAAGAGAAGTTAACTTCCCCAAGTTAAACCTCTAGCCCGGCAAGGCGTGTGCCCAAGACAAATGGCATCTGGTCCAGGGCGAAACATGCAGAGGCAAACTCACAGCTGCATTATTCCTAAGAGCCAAAAATGAAAACCAGTCCTAACGCCCATCCGCTGATGGATAAATGCATACAGCGCGCCCGTCCACGCTGGGGAGTATCAGCCACGTGCAGGGGGAGGCGCCCCCACGCGCCGCCTCTGGACGGACCGAGCCTACGACGTGcagggagggaaccagacacagaaggcccCACGGGGTGTGAGTCCACGCGTGTGACACGCCCAGACCAGGCTCCTCCATGGATGGGAAGGGGCTCGTGGGGCAGTGTGTGTGGGTGATTGCTAATGGGGACACGTTTCCTTtaggggtgataaaaatgttccaaGATTAGATCGTG
The sequence above is a segment of the Meles meles chromosome 20, mMelMel3.1 paternal haplotype, whole genome shotgun sequence genome. Coding sequences within it:
- the LOC123932806 gene encoding basic salivary proline-rich protein 3-like, which encodes MVQMIQQPLFHGRSAPAFPRARSPQGKGARTALLQGNTGHLPATPWATAPTQASRGPPSKTELEDGAPVATAMAGGKQSPEPSRQVPGPRAAPAPARGSPPRRPRGGLLPPSRGSGEGARPRRRRWRRLRLGWLPPRGREAAVSLAPRHPPPPAANPHPGWGEGDANYPGSGSARPPPPRPSPACTRPRIPGLACAARPLGPPPSPGSAGWVTPPQGGGPRGGGLGTVTQPGWEGPRGGEGAGPRAAQPEAGDRHRPPARGARLQAPPPGRLGPPPRRAARSARSHWFAGPPLTAPPPHRPYPRTAAGRRREAPWDV